A single genomic interval of Zunongwangia sp. HGR-M22 harbors:
- a CDS encoding sodium:solute symporter, translated as MGLPIVDLLVFTLYLLAILFFGISFYFKKNRTTKDYMTGGQRIPSWAIGMSIFATFVSSISFLALPGKAYLSNWNSFVFSLSIPIAAFFAVKFFVPLYRKINSQSAYYYLEERFGSWARNYASICYLLTQLARMGTILYLLALPANALLGWDINTIIIGTGVFVIIYAAMGGIEAVIWTDAIQGIVLISGALACLIIIIISVPNGAEQIIQISQENNKFSLGSLDLNFKESTFWVILIYGIFINLQNFGIDQNYVQRYMSAKTEKEAKKSTWFGSLLYIPVSLLFFMIGTALYAYYKINPELLPETLMDIAEADKIFPYFIVSELPKGVTGLLIASIFAAGMSTISTSINSSSTVILTDFFKRKNKFFSSKAEFRILAISGIVMGSISIIVSLAMTSVKSALDTWWALSSVFSGGVLGLFLLGFVSNKIKQTEAAIAVILGILVVGWMSLTPLLITSGKWLAFKNPLHTNLTIVIGTMVIFLSGFLLNILLRKNKRLI; from the coding sequence ATGGGATTACCTATCGTTGACCTCCTGGTATTTACACTTTATCTGCTCGCAATTCTATTTTTTGGAATATCATTTTATTTTAAAAAGAATAGAACGACAAAAGATTATATGACTGGAGGTCAGCGAATACCGTCTTGGGCAATAGGAATGTCTATTTTTGCTACGTTTGTAAGTAGTATTAGTTTCTTAGCATTACCAGGCAAAGCTTATTTAAGTAATTGGAATAGTTTTGTATTCAGTCTTTCTATTCCCATAGCTGCATTTTTTGCGGTTAAGTTTTTTGTACCCCTTTATAGGAAAATCAATAGTCAGTCTGCTTATTATTACCTAGAAGAAAGATTTGGCTCGTGGGCAAGAAATTACGCTTCTATATGTTATTTATTAACCCAACTTGCTCGAATGGGCACCATTTTATATTTATTAGCTTTACCAGCTAACGCCTTATTAGGTTGGGACATTAACACTATTATTATTGGTACAGGAGTATTTGTGATAATCTATGCAGCTATGGGAGGAATAGAAGCTGTAATCTGGACGGATGCAATTCAGGGAATTGTTCTTATTTCAGGAGCTTTAGCCTGCTTAATAATAATTATTATTTCTGTGCCTAATGGAGCTGAACAAATTATTCAAATAAGTCAGGAAAACAACAAATTTAGCCTGGGAAGCTTAGACCTAAATTTTAAAGAATCTACGTTTTGGGTAATTCTTATTTATGGGATTTTTATAAATCTTCAAAATTTCGGGATAGATCAAAATTACGTTCAGCGTTATATGAGTGCGAAAACAGAAAAAGAAGCCAAAAAATCTACTTGGTTTGGAAGTTTACTTTATATACCAGTCTCGCTATTATTCTTCATGATCGGCACAGCACTTTATGCTTATTATAAAATTAATCCAGAGCTGCTTCCTGAAACACTTATGGATATTGCTGAAGCCGATAAAATTTTCCCTTATTTTATAGTATCGGAACTTCCAAAAGGGGTAACGGGATTACTAATAGCTTCTATTTTCGCAGCTGGCATGAGCACAATTTCCACCAGTATAAATAGTAGTTCTACAGTTATTTTAACCGATTTTTTCAAACGAAAAAATAAGTTTTTTTCTAGTAAAGCTGAATTTCGAATTTTGGCTATTTCGGGGATTGTCATGGGGTCTATAAGTATAATAGTTTCACTTGCTATGACTTCAGTGAAAAGTGCTCTAGACACCTGGTGGGCATTATCCTCAGTATTTAGTGGTGGAGTGCTTGGCCTTTTTTTATTAGGTTTTGTATCTAATAAAATAAAACAAACCGAGGCTGCAATTGCCGTTATTCTAGGTATTTTGGTTGTAGGATGGATGAGTCTTACACCCTTATTAATCACGTCTGGAAAATGGCTGGCTTTTAAAAATCCTTTACATACCAACCTAACTATAGTCATTGGAACAATGGTAATATTTTTAAGCGGTTTTTTATTGAATATACTTTTACGAAAAAATAAGCGTCTAATCTAA